From the Malus domestica chromosome 17, GDT2T_hap1 genome, one window contains:
- the LOC114822753 gene encoding uncharacterized protein, producing MALNITAAASFSSSFSPPPPPPFLNPKHKHHLKFYPFRTHAAQSSDGTESWIKEEDPPASFSGSSSSARMQLDLLEQLTSTSSSVDGGYVSDGNSRKLTIRQQLAQLVGDRDGDFIIPLGKNFKMASAKVLTVSQKRNIKRQAYLNEVSKRNDSVFFATIGAFVLVPPLVILGIAISTGYVQLFP from the exons ATGGCCTTGAATATAACTGCTGCTGCTTCATTTTCGTCGTCTTttagtcctcctcctcctcctccatttcTAAACCCAAAGCACAAACATCATCTCAAGTTCTATCCTTTCAGAACGCATGCAGCTCAGTCGTCAGACGGAACTGAGAGTTGGATTAAAGAGGAAGACCCTCCTGCTTCTTTCTCCG gATCATCGTCATCTGCTCGCATGCAGCTGGATCTTTTGGAGCAACTTACCTCTACTAGCTCATCAGTTGACGGTG GTTATGTTAGCGATGGTAACTCTCGGAAACTTACAATCCGTCAGCAGCTAGCGCAGTTGGTTGGGGACAGAGACGGCGATTTCATCATTCCACTTGGTAAAAACTTTAAAATGGCGAGTGCCAAGGTTTTAACTGTCTCTCAGAAGCGAAATATCAAACGACAGGCTTACTTAAATGAAGTATCGAAGAGGAATGATTCAGTTTTCTTTGCCACCATTGGAGCATTTGTACTTGTTCCACCTCTTGTAATATTAGGAATAGCCATATCAACAGGTTATGTACAGCTTTTCCCATGA
- the LOC103405162 gene encoding GDSL esterase/lipase At4g10955-like yields the protein MQTNPEQREKEEEERGRAVSGASALMTEHGGGEEIAMEVVAAEVAHPYAFHVSGPRNLTSPNWRDLINSSWKDGNYKRTVIACFIQAIYLLELDRQENRDEAHALAPKWWTPFKYKLSQTLIDERDGSTFGAILEWDRSAALADFVLIRPSGAPKAVLALRGTLLKGPTMRRDIEDDLRFLAWESLKGSVRFKTAMEALKSVAERYGSSNVCIAGHSLGAGFALQVGKALAKEGMYVETHLFNPPSVSLAMSFRNIGDKAGFAWKRFKAMLPSGSGTQVSSEEGDKAPGFALKDWIPNFSGLKNPGVGLGKWVPHLYVNNSDYICCSYTERDGMEGANADKENVRPTNGQVAAKLFVMSKGNQKFLEAHGLEQWWSDDLELQLAMHNSKLISRQLKSLHSVPAPQQTQAR from the exons ATGCAAACAAACCCAGAacaaagagagaaggaagaagaagaacgaggCCGTGCTGTTTCTGGTGCCAGTGCATTAATGACAGAGCACGGCGGCGGCGAGGAGATAGCTATGGAAGTTGTGGCAGCAGAGGTTGCTCATCCATACGCTTTTCATGTATCCGGGCCTCGCAATTTGACCTCTCCGAATTGGAGAGACCTCATAAACTCGAGCTG GAAGGACGGGAATTATAAGCGAACTGTAATCGCGTGCTTCAtacaagcaatatatttgcttgAACTCGACAGACAAGAGAATCGAGATGAAGCACATGCTCTAGCTCCTAAATGGTGGACACCCTTTAAGTATAAATTGTCCCAAACCTTAATCGATGAAAGAGATGGATCCACTTTTGGGGCAATACTGGAATGGGATCGATCTGCAGCACTTGCTGACTTTGTACTTATCAGACCAAGCGGAGCACCAAAGGCGGTTCTAGCACTTCGAGGAACATTGCTCAAAGGCCCAACTATGAGAAGGGATATTGAAGACGACCTTCGTTTTCTTGCTTGGGAGAGCTTGAAGGGTTCTGTGAGGTTTAAAACAGCTATGGAGGCTTTGAAATCAGTTGCTGAACGGTATGGAAGCAGTAATGTGTGTATTGCAGGACATTCATTGGGGGCCGGATTTGCTCTCCAAGTGGGAAAAGCATTAGCTAAAGAAGGGATGTATGTGGAGACTCATCTGTTCAATCCACCTTCTGTGTCGCTGGCAATGAGCTTCAGAAATATTGGAGACAAAGCAGGATTTGCTTGGAAGAGATTTAAGGCAATGCTCCCTTCGGGCAGTGGAACTCAGGTCAGCAGTGAAGAGGGGGATAAAGCTCCTGGTTTTGCATTGAAGGATTGGATACCAAATTTTTCGGGTTTGAAGAATCCTGGTGTAGGCTTGGGAAAATGGGTTCCTCATTTATATGTAAATAACAGTGACTATATCTGCTGCTCTTACACCGAACGTGATGGAATGGAAGGAGCCAATGCCGACAAGGAGAATGTGCGTCCAACAAACGGGCAAGTAGCAGCGAAGCTGTTTGTGATGTCAAAAGGAAACCAGAAGTTTCTGGAGGCTCACGGGTTAGAGCAATGGTGGTCGGATGACCTGGAACTTCAGCTGGCTATGCATAACAGTAAGCTCATTAGCAGGCAACTGAAATCCTTGCATAGCGTTCCAGCTCCACAACAAACGCAAGCTAGATGA